In the genome of Candidatus Binataceae bacterium, the window GGCGAGCCGTGACGCGACCATTCTTAGACGATTTAAGTTCTTGTTGCCATCGGGGACAAGGCTTCGTTGATTTCGCCTTGGTTCTTACAAGCTGCCAGCGGGGAAGTTATCAATAGGGCTTAAAGTTCTTCAGCGGCCGAGGCTGCGCTTTTCGCGCTCCGCCAGTTCGAGATCCGCGTCAACCATCAGCGCGACCAGTTGCTCGAAGCGCACGCGCGGCTCCCATCCGAGCAGCCGGCGGGCCTTGCTCGCGTCGCCTATAAGCACGTCAACCTCGGCGGGCCGCAAATGACGTTCGTCGAACTCGACGTACTTCTGCCAGTCAAGTTCCAACCGTGCGAAGGTCAGTTCGAGGAACTCGCGCACCGAGTGATTCTCGCCCGTCGCCACGACGTAGTCGCTCGGCTCGTCCTGTTGCAGCATCAGCCACATCGCCTCGACGAAATCGCCGGCGAAGCCCCAGTCGCGCCGCGCGTCGAGGTTGCCCAGGCCGAGCTTCTCCTGCAGGCCCAGCTTGATCCGTGTCGCGCTCCGCGTGATTTTGCGCGTGACAAAATTCTCGCCGCGGCGCGGCGATTCGTGGTTGAACAGGATGCCGTTGGCGGCGAACAGCCCGTAGGACTCGCGGTAATTGATCGTCTGCCAATGCGCATAACACTTCGCGCAGGCGTACGGGCTGCG includes:
- the gmd gene encoding GDP-mannose 4,6-dehydratase, yielding MAKVALITGVTGQDGSYLAEFLLNKDYEVHGIVRRTSSFATGRIDHLRRGYGAGAAGLQLHYGDLGDATGVRRIIEQTRPDEVYNLAAQSHVRISFDQPEYTADVVGLGALRILEAIRDHNVRHGRRVRYYQAGSSEMFGRVVENPQREATPFYPRSPYACAKCYAHWQTINYRESYGLFAANGILFNHESPRRGENFVTRKITRSATRIKLGLQEKLGLGNLDARRDWGFAGDFVEAMWLMLQQDEPSDYVVATGENHSVREFLELTFARLELDWQKYVEFDERHLRPAEVDVLIGDASKARRLLGWEPRVRFEQLVALMVDADLELAEREKRSLGR